From a region of the Coffea arabica cultivar ET-39 chromosome 3e, Coffea Arabica ET-39 HiFi, whole genome shotgun sequence genome:
- the LOC113736889 gene encoding probable aspartic proteinase GIP2, with protein sequence MAFSDTTYVNLSIFLLLLASSVSAQSSFRPPALVLPVRKDASTLQYVTKINQRTPSVSLNLVLDLGGQFLWVDCDKNYISSTYRPVRCRSAQCSLAGNDGCGNCTNGPKPGCNTNTCVVFPDNTVTHTATGGEVAQDSLTAASTDGSNPGRSVTVPQFIFGCGSTFLLKGLASGTVGMAGLGRARIGLPSQLSAAFSFHKKFAICLSTSYTVDGVVFFGDGPYNFLPNVEAAGFLQYTPLFINPVSTAGVSSQGEPSDEYFIGVKSIRVGDKAVKFNNTLLTIDRQGYGGTKISTVNPYTVLETSIFKAVTNAFISEAAARNISRVAGVAPFEVCFSSENVLGTRLGASVPYIELIFQGQNVVWTITGSNSMVSVNDNVLCLAFVDGGLNPRTSIVIGGYQLEDLLLQFDLATSRLGFTSTLLGAQTTCSNFNFTSTA encoded by the coding sequence ATGGCTTTTTCCGACACTACATATGTCAATTTATCCATTTTCTTGCTGCTTTTGGCTTCAAGTGTTTCAGCTCAGAGCTCATTTCGCCCACCTGCTCTAGTTCTTCCGGTCCGAAAGGATGCTTCCACTTTGCAATATGTGACCAAAATCAACCAAAGAACACCCTCAGTTTCCCTGAACCTGGTTCTTGATCTTGGAGGCCAATTCTTGTGGGTTGATTGCgacaaaaattacatatcatctACGTACCGCCCGGTTAGATGCCGCAGTGCCCAGTGCTCACTAGCTGGGAATGATGGGTGTGGAAATTGTACCAATGGGCCTAAGCCAGGGTGCAACACTAACACCTGCGTCGTTTTCCCTGACAACACCGTCACTCATACTGCCACCGGGGGAGAGGTAGCTCAGGATTCTCTCACCGCAGCATCAACCGATGGCTCGAATCCAGGTCGATCCGTCACGGTTCCTCAGTTCATTTTCGGATGTGGCTCTACTTTTCTGTTGAAAGGACTTGCCAGTGGTACAGTTGGCATGGCTGGACTTGGCCGGGCTAGAATTGGACTGCCATCCCAGTTGTCTGCTGCCTTCAGTTTCCATAAAAAGTTTGCAATTTGCCTATCAACTTCATACACGGTTGATGGTGTTGTCTTTTTCGGTGATGGCCCTTATAATTTTCTTCCAAATGTTGAGGCAGCCGGGTTTTTGCAATACACCCCGCTTTTCATCAATCCAGTGAGCACTGCTGGAGTTTCCAGCCAGGGCGAGCCGTCGGACGAGTACTTCATTGGAGTTAAATCTATCAGGGTGGGCGACAAGGCTGTGAAATTTAACAACACATTGCTGACCATTGATAGACAAGGCTACGGCGGAACGAAGATCAGCACTGTCAATCCTTACACTGTACTGGAGACTTCCATCTTTAAAGCAGTCACCAATGCCTTTATTAGTGAAGCTGCAGCAAGGAACATCAGTAGAGTTGCTGGTGTAGCACCCTTTGAGGTGTGTTTCAGCTCAGAGAATGTTCTTGGCACAAGACTTGGTGCATCAGTTCCATACATTGAACTTATTTTTCAGGGTCAAAATGTGGTTTGGACCATCACTGGTTCAAACTCCATGGTTTCTGTGAATGATAATGTTCTGTGCCTTGCATTTGTTGACGGCGGATTGAATCCCAGAACCTCAATTGTGATTGGTGGTTATCAGTTGGAAGATTTGCTCTTGCAATTTGATTTGGCAACTTCAAGACTGGGCTTCACCTCTACGCTTTTGGGCGCTCAAACCACATGCTCCAACTTCAACTTCACATCCACAGCCTAA